One Oscillospiraceae bacterium genomic region harbors:
- a CDS encoding pyridoxal phosphate-dependent aminotransferase, whose translation MDIKTKMNARFKDLQGGLFLNVSKADVGEGASVFQKAGGDVMAWADMFYPDPSIPESVKKATMEAVKGGFPSHYTLPVGMYELRCALAEHIHERTGLAIDPSRNVIVTPGSDSGLLFAMMPFLEAGDEVLVPDPSYPSNYLNCKLLGAKAVHVPTWYDDNYRIHIEELEKRVTPHTKMVLLTHPNNPTTVVYRKDNLEELARFIVRHDLVLVCDQAFEDHIFDGIEFVSPCTLPGMWERTVTVCSLSKGYGLSGYRMAYLYADDHIMDVFYGAAVNVLGAPCTASTFGAIAALKDKTILPEYYERLDRRRRLACEILGSAPGVKMRMSESGILSWLDVSALGTSQEVADYLMEHAKIMVNQGTPYGEQGAGFIRIVTACFAKDEDAVQRFERIKAAFTELARQKGLIT comes from the coding sequence ATGGATATCAAAACAAAGATGAATGCCCGATTTAAGGACCTGCAGGGCGGCTTATTCCTAAATGTCAGCAAGGCGGATGTAGGCGAAGGTGCCAGCGTATTCCAGAAAGCAGGCGGCGATGTAATGGCCTGGGCAGATATGTTTTACCCAGACCCGTCTATCCCGGAATCGGTGAAAAAGGCTACGATGGAAGCGGTAAAGGGAGGATTCCCGTCCCACTATACCTTGCCTGTCGGTATGTACGAACTACGCTGCGCGCTGGCCGAACATATCCATGAGCGGACGGGCCTGGCAATCGATCCCAGTCGGAATGTAATTGTGACCCCGGGTTCGGACTCTGGCCTGCTGTTTGCGATGATGCCGTTCTTGGAAGCCGGTGACGAAGTGCTGGTCCCTGACCCCAGCTATCCCAGCAACTATTTGAACTGCAAACTCCTTGGGGCTAAGGCTGTTCATGTGCCGACCTGGTATGATGACAATTATCGTATTCATATCGAGGAACTGGAAAAGCGTGTTACGCCGCACACAAAAATGGTGCTGCTGACACATCCCAACAATCCCACTACAGTTGTATATCGTAAAGATAACCTGGAAGAATTGGCGAGGTTTATTGTTCGCCATGATCTGGTTTTGGTTTGTGATCAGGCGTTTGAGGACCATATCTTTGATGGAATCGAGTTTGTGTCCCCCTGCACTCTTCCTGGCATGTGGGAACGCACGGTTACGGTTTGTTCGCTGTCTAAGGGCTACGGTCTGAGCGGCTATCGTATGGCGTACCTGTATGCAGATGATCACATCATGGATGTATTCTACGGTGCTGCGGTGAACGTTCTGGGAGCACCCTGCACAGCCTCTACCTTTGGTGCGATTGCAGCGCTGAAGGATAAGACAATTTTGCCGGAATACTATGAGAGATTGGATCGCCGACGCAGATTGGCTTGTGAAATTCTGGGCTCTGCACCGGGCGTCAAGATGCGCATGAGTGAAAGCGGCATCCTTTCCTGGCTGGATGTGAGCGCCCTGGGGACTTCGCAGGAAGTGGCTGATTATCTGATGGAGCACGCCAAAATTATGGTAAACCAGGGCACCCCTTATGGGGAGCAGGGCGCAGGTTTCATCCGCATTGTAACAGCCTGCTTTGCCAAAGATGAAGATGCGGTACAGCGCTTTGAACGTATTAAGGCAGCTTTCACTGAACTGGCCAGACAAAAGGGGTTAATAACCTGA
- a CDS encoding Na+/H+ antiporter NhaC family protein, with the protein MDETRKKLTFRGGMFFSLVPVVIYVFFCVVLFIIFKAFNMEALAVGGFIALLVGGLFCTSYSEFWDSAVRGISSITSVSVVVILLLTGMFSQLIKICGLSGGFVWLANSFGIRGGLFVAFTFLATCIVSTATGSSIGTMFIAFPIFYPAGLILGANPMWMAGCIVSGAVFGDNLAPISDTTIASSSTQQFHDGRPADIGGVVSSRVQYSAVAGLITIVFFAIVGGIGGTYQGGEIDAVSNPTTLVMLLPVVVMLVVSTKTRNIYAGIGVGLSLGTVVGLAAGLFTFADVFANDAANNAAVGFLIDGVNNILPTCALVISVFGIMGVLNDAGLLDYLADSILQSKAASTERGAELICMLGISLTTILFGGVTSASILTFGPILNRIGSAKNIHPYRRANLLDGTANSLPAIVPFMSVFVFIGAALTGLSPVEVAGGTVYAFALFGTFLVAVITGWGRKHEDEPAKK; encoded by the coding sequence ATGGACGAAACAAGGAAAAAACTGACATTTCGCGGCGGAATGTTTTTCTCGTTGGTGCCAGTTGTGATTTATGTCTTTTTCTGTGTTGTTCTATTCATTATTTTCAAGGCGTTCAACATGGAGGCCCTGGCGGTAGGCGGTTTCATTGCATTGTTGGTAGGCGGATTGTTCTGCACCAGCTACAGCGAATTCTGGGACAGCGCCGTGCGGGGGATAAGCTCCATTACATCGGTTTCGGTTGTGGTAATTCTTCTCCTGACGGGTATGTTCAGCCAGTTGATTAAGATCTGCGGTTTGTCTGGTGGTTTTGTCTGGCTGGCAAATTCCTTCGGAATCCGTGGGGGGTTATTTGTTGCCTTTACTTTTCTGGCAACCTGCATTGTCTCTACGGCGACCGGTTCCTCTATTGGAACCATGTTTATTGCGTTTCCGATTTTTTACCCGGCAGGCTTGATTCTGGGCGCAAATCCTATGTGGATGGCTGGCTGCATTGTTTCCGGCGCTGTGTTTGGTGACAACCTTGCCCCTATCTCTGATACTACGATTGCATCTTCTTCCACGCAGCAGTTCCATGATGGCCGCCCGGCAGATATTGGCGGTGTCGTCAGCAGTCGTGTGCAGTATTCTGCAGTTGCTGGGCTCATTACCATCGTGTTCTTTGCTATCGTTGGCGGTATCGGCGGTACTTATCAGGGCGGCGAGATCGATGCGGTATCGAATCCGACAACACTGGTCATGCTGCTCCCAGTTGTAGTAATGCTGGTTGTTTCTACCAAGACCCGCAACATCTATGCAGGTATCGGCGTTGGCCTCAGCCTGGGTACCGTTGTGGGACTGGCAGCAGGACTGTTCACTTTTGCCGATGTATTTGCTAACGATGCAGCGAACAACGCGGCTGTGGGTTTCCTCATTGATGGTGTGAACAATATTCTGCCTACCTGTGCGCTGGTCATTTCGGTTTTTGGCATTATGGGTGTATTGAATGACGCCGGCCTGTTGGATTATCTGGCGGACAGTATTCTGCAGAGCAAGGCCGCCAGCACCGAGCGCGGCGCTGAACTAATTTGCATGCTTGGCATTTCCCTGACAACGATCCTGTTCGGTGGTGTTACCAGTGCTTCGATTCTGACTTTTGGTCCCATCTTGAACCGCATTGGCTCTGCCAAGAACATTCATCCCTACCGTCGTGCAAACCTTCTGGATGGTACGGCAAACAGCCTGCCTGCTATTGTGCCGTTTATGAGCGTGTTTGTATTTATCGGTGCTGCTCTGACCGGACTTTCCCCTGTAGAAGTGGCAGGCGGAACAGTATACGCCTTTGCACTGTTTGGCACCTTCCTGGTTGCGGTCATTACCGGTTGGGGCCGTAAACACGAAGATGAACCTGCGAAAAAGTAA
- a CDS encoding response regulator, with amino-acid sequence MSNPPPGEYDAILMDVMMPNVDGLTTARIIRALDRPDVETVPILALTANAFAEDARKCLDADMNAHLAKPLNMPLVKATIAKFTQH; translated from the coding sequence TTGAGCAATCCGCCCCCCGGCGAGTACGATGCCATCCTGATGGACGTGATGATGCCCAACGTGGACGGCTTGACCACTGCTCGCATCATCCGTGCATTGGACCGCCCCGATGTCGAGACTGTGCCCATCCTGGCCCTGACGGCTAACGCCTTTGCCGAGGATGCCCGCAAATGCCTGGATGCGGACATGAACGCCCACCTGGCTAAGCCGCTGAATATGCCGCTGGTCAAGGCGACCATCGCCAAGTTTACCCAACATTAG
- a CDS encoding RidA family protein, translating into MKIIATNNAPAAIGPYSQGIVSGGFAYCSGQIPVNPADGTIPEGIEAQAHQSCKNVAAVLAAGGTGIDKVVKTTCFLADMADFATFNSVYAQYFTSNPARSCCAVKDLPKGVRCEIEAVAEV; encoded by the coding sequence ATGAAAATCATTGCAACGAACAACGCACCCGCAGCCATTGGCCCGTATTCTCAGGGCATCGTTTCTGGAGGTTTCGCTTACTGCTCCGGCCAGATTCCCGTAAACCCTGCTGATGGTACGATCCCCGAGGGCATCGAGGCCCAGGCTCACCAGAGCTGCAAAAACGTGGCGGCTGTGCTGGCGGCTGGCGGCACCGGCATCGATAAAGTAGTAAAGACCACCTGTTTTCTGGCAGATATGGCAGACTTTGCAACCTTCAACAGTGTTTACGCACAGTACTTCACCAGCAACCCGGCCCGCAGCTGCTGTGCCGTCAAGGACCTGCCCAAGGGTGTGCGCTGCGAAATCGAGGCTGTCGCGGAAGTATAA
- the hcp gene encoding hydroxylamine reductase, producing MQEMFCFQCQQTAHNTGCDGKAGVCGKKADTANYQDEVIGALIGLAQAVQAGTATERTDELMLKGLFTTITNVNFNNETILQIKNDIEKEKAAVSTTHFADYDMAELWRAGEDVRSLKSLILFGLKGMAAYAYHARALGKTDPAVNRYFYEALAALGEEKSPDDLLKLVLKTGEVNLACMALLDAANTEAYGDPVPVTVPLTIEKGPFIVVSGHDLHDLKLLLEQTEGKGINIYTHSEMLPAHGYPELKKYPHLKGNFGTGWQNQQTEFHNIPAPILFTTNCLMPVRQSYCDRVFTTSVVSYPEIPHIGADKDFTPVIEKALECGGYPEDHPMTGMNGGHTVTTGFARNAVLAHAGEIVQLVKSGKIRHIFLIGGCDGAAPSRSYYTDFARMTPADTLILTLACGKYRLNDMDLGSIGGIPRILDCGQCNDAYSAIRIAMALAEAFGCGVNDLPLTLVLSWYEQKAVCILLTLLYLGLQHIYLGPTIPAFVSPNVLQFLVENYHLTPTSDPKTDLKAILHE from the coding sequence ATGCAAGAGATGTTTTGTTTCCAGTGCCAGCAGACGGCGCACAATACCGGGTGCGATGGTAAGGCCGGGGTGTGCGGCAAAAAGGCTGATACCGCCAACTATCAGGATGAAGTCATCGGCGCGCTGATCGGCCTTGCGCAGGCGGTGCAGGCGGGGACAGCCACCGAACGCACCGACGAGCTGATGCTGAAAGGGCTGTTTACCACCATCACCAACGTGAACTTCAATAACGAGACGATCCTGCAAATCAAAAACGATATAGAGAAAGAGAAAGCCGCCGTCAGCACCACCCACTTTGCGGATTATGATATGGCCGAGCTTTGGCGGGCAGGGGAGGACGTTCGGTCGCTGAAATCGCTGATCTTGTTCGGCCTCAAGGGCATGGCAGCCTATGCCTACCACGCCCGCGCCCTGGGCAAGACCGACCCCGCCGTGAACCGCTATTTCTACGAGGCACTGGCCGCCCTGGGCGAGGAAAAATCACCGGATGACCTGCTAAAACTGGTGCTGAAAACCGGCGAGGTCAACCTGGCCTGCATGGCCCTGTTGGACGCCGCCAACACCGAAGCCTACGGCGACCCGGTGCCCGTCACCGTGCCGCTGACGATTGAAAAAGGACCGTTTATCGTGGTAAGCGGCCACGACCTGCACGATTTAAAGCTGCTGCTGGAGCAGACCGAGGGCAAGGGCATCAACATCTACACCCACAGCGAGATGCTGCCTGCCCACGGTTACCCGGAGCTGAAAAAGTACCCCCACTTAAAGGGCAACTTTGGCACCGGATGGCAGAACCAGCAGACCGAGTTCCACAATATCCCGGCGCCCATTCTGTTTACCACCAACTGCCTGATGCCGGTGCGGCAAAGCTACTGCGACCGGGTGTTCACCACCTCGGTGGTCTCCTACCCGGAGATCCCCCACATCGGCGCGGACAAGGATTTTACACCGGTCATTGAAAAGGCGCTGGAGTGCGGCGGCTACCCGGAGGACCATCCCATGACCGGCATGAACGGCGGCCACACCGTCACCACCGGCTTTGCCCGCAACGCCGTGCTGGCCCATGCGGGGGAGATCGTGCAGCTGGTGAAAAGCGGCAAAATTCGCCACATCTTCCTCATCGGCGGGTGCGACGGCGCGGCTCCCAGCCGCAGTTATTACACTGACTTTGCCCGCATGACCCCCGCAGATACGCTGATTTTGACCTTGGCCTGCGGTAAATACCGGCTGAACGATATGGACCTGGGCAGCATCGGGGGCATCCCGCGCATCTTGGATTGCGGCCAGTGCAACGATGCCTACAGCGCGATCCGCATTGCCATGGCCCTGGCCGAGGCCTTCGGCTGCGGGGTCAACGACCTGCCGCTGACGCTGGTGCTCTCCTGGTACGAGCAGAAAGCCGTCTGCATCCTGTTGACGCTGCTCTATCTGGGTCTGCAGCACATCTATTTAGGCCCCACCATCCCGGCGTTTGTCTCACCAAATGTATTACAATTTCTGGTGGAAAACTACCACCTGACCCCCACCAGCGACCCCAAAACCGACCTGAAGGCCATTTTACACGAATAA
- a CDS encoding peptide deformylase, giving the protein MVRELMKDTVFLAQKAQPATADDIPTADDLLDTLRAHADGCVGMAANMIGVNKAIIVFDDEGTLREMFNPEIVYRKGLYLTEEGCLSLQGQRKTKRHKTIKVQWQDREMHTHIKNFTGWTAQIIQHEVDHCNGIII; this is encoded by the coding sequence ATGGTACGCGAACTGATGAAAGATACGGTATTCCTGGCCCAAAAAGCCCAGCCCGCCACGGCTGATGACATCCCCACGGCGGACGACCTGCTGGACACCCTGCGTGCCCACGCCGATGGCTGCGTAGGCATGGCTGCCAACATGATCGGCGTCAACAAAGCTATCATCGTGTTTGATGACGAGGGCACCCTGCGGGAGATGTTCAACCCCGAGATCGTCTACCGCAAGGGCCTCTATCTTACCGAGGAAGGCTGTCTCTCCCTGCAGGGCCAGCGCAAGACCAAGCGCCACAAAACCATCAAGGTGCAGTGGCAGGACCGCGAAATGCACACTCACATCAAAAACTTCACCGGCTGGACCGCCCAGATCATCCAGCACGAAGTCGACCATTGTAACGGTATCATCATCTAA
- a CDS encoding TetR/AcrR family transcriptional regulator → MTPDSHAQRKAKVYEAALALTSQGVSPAAMTIQQLADAAGIGKGTVYEYFSSKEEILQGVARYCFAQENERIAARFDRCRTLVDLENELVDYLQEDAAQRMSTYRLLAVSFGQQAALPECTNACRSQLTALTDALVARLQAAGEIDPDLTMDACRTSIFCTVTGGLIALCCSAGNGDALPDLPQNLRDNLHRSLRPQK, encoded by the coding sequence ATGACCCCTGACAGCCATGCACAGCGCAAAGCCAAAGTATACGAAGCCGCACTGGCCTTAACGTCTCAGGGCGTCAGCCCCGCCGCTATGACCATCCAGCAGCTGGCCGACGCCGCGGGCATCGGCAAAGGCACCGTGTACGAATATTTTTCCTCGAAAGAAGAGATTTTGCAGGGCGTGGCCCGCTACTGCTTTGCGCAGGAGAACGAGCGCATCGCCGCCCGGTTTGACCGCTGCCGCACGCTGGTCGATTTGGAGAATGAGCTGGTGGACTATTTGCAGGAGGATGCCGCCCAGCGGATGAGCACCTACCGGCTGTTGGCCGTCAGCTTTGGCCAGCAGGCCGCTTTGCCCGAATGTACCAACGCATGTCGCAGCCAGCTGACTGCCCTGACCGATGCGCTGGTGGCCCGCCTGCAGGCCGCCGGGGAGATCGACCCCGACTTAACGATGGACGCTTGCCGCACCTCGATCTTCTGCACCGTGACCGGCGGGTTGATTGCCCTGTGCTGCAGCGCCGGCAACGGGGATGCCCTGCCAGATTTGCCGCAAAACCTGCGCGACAATTTGCACAGGAGTTTGCGGCCACAGAAATAA
- a CDS encoding efflux RND transporter permease subunit: protein MPKYSVKKPFTILVAVILVLVLGVVSLLRIQTDLLPSMNLPYLLVMTTYPGASPEQVEADVTQPLENSLSTLNGVKNVTSQSNENYSLIFLEYQEDTDMDSAMVKASTAVNQLGDTLPDMASTPTLIEISPDMMATQYVAVDCEGMDIYELSDYINDTILPQLERVDGVASVSTTGLVKQTVQITLDQDKIDEVNDKLLVKVSDRLAEAKDQLDENRAKINEGLAQLDDAQAQLDSGKSQLNTQKSNITQQLRDAITQLDDQIPTLEQKIADLKGQLDKANQQLGSLKTDPSSLPEVTLPIDDALFASCKQILAQYDSEYNAAALPANLEEAKRDLNKMAAMIASIDRADAAIQAAAAPLTGDATIEQANAALNIQITALTLQIQQLDNEIANGINGGATDEELQAKRDQQTALQAQLTTATANRDALTGYSDMVNTLSTTRTALQNATVLLNARKDAESSLNSSTEELRKTLQSTISSLNDQLTKAQTMLTQLNDQRGKLQTMLENLEENPVDPSLADMAVQLLLSGSEAQLQLGEFQLESGRTQLESGKAQLDAAQEEYDSAREEALKSANLDQLLNMNTLKQLISAQNFSMPAGYIEGGEGDDNRYIVKVGDTFDSADTLKSMVLCSIDGIGDVRLSDVADVEITDNADDSYAKVGGNRAVLLSIYKSSTASTSAVSSASTAAMQTLMDGKDGLHLTTIMDQGDYIRMIVKSVLSNLVEGAVLAILVLALFLKDLRPTLVVAISMPLSVLFAIVMMYFTGITFNILSLSGLALGIGMLVDNSVVVIENIYRLRGRGVPAPRASVQGARQVSGSIISSTLTTICVFLPMIFSTGMVRELLTDMALTITFSLLASLIVALTVVPCAGSTVLRTQKEVKHPLFDKLLDGYEKALRFCLKVKALPLGLAISLLVLSVWRIATMGIVMIPDMGSNQLSITVDVADDTAKDDAFATADAVMDAVSALDGVQTVGAMSGGNSMVSMMGSDAAVDNTTFTYYVLLTDEGARRGSEIQEQITDATASLPCEVTVNANGMMDMSALSGSGIEVDLYGSDLNDLNTAAEQVVDLLNSVDGIANASDGQENGDEEINISIDKDKAMRMGLTVAQVYQQVAAKLTTDTTATTLKANGTNYTVTIVDKTETPDLDSLFNMEFETTTTDEDGSSVTETHTLGEFATRTTSAGFVSIARENGSRKMSVTSETVDGYNTTLLSREVEPKLAALDLPDSVTAELAGETTQVAEMLQQMVLMTTLALIFVYFVMVAQFQSLLSPFIVLFTIPLAFTGGMLGLMIAGEQLSLISLMGFLVLMGVVVNNGIVFVDYVNQLRIGGLERTDALVATGRTRMRPILMTTLTTVLAMVTMLFSQDVGSDMSKGMAIVIIGGLTYATLMTLFIVPVMYDLFYRKPPVNIDVGDDGMDDLPDDAAEFAAEFAARRAGAAQPAADAEAEPTFETTLLPPKEDAK from the coding sequence ATGCCGAAATACAGTGTCAAAAAGCCCTTCACCATTCTGGTGGCGGTCATCCTGGTGCTGGTGCTGGGCGTGGTCAGCCTGCTGCGCATCCAAACGGATCTGCTGCCCTCGATGAACCTGCCCTACCTGCTGGTAATGACCACCTACCCCGGCGCCAGCCCTGAACAGGTGGAGGCCGATGTGACCCAGCCGCTGGAAAACAGCCTTTCCACGCTGAACGGCGTGAAAAACGTGACCAGCCAAAGCAACGAGAACTACAGCCTTATCTTTCTGGAATACCAGGAAGATACCGACATGGACAGCGCCATGGTCAAGGCCAGCACGGCCGTGAACCAGCTGGGCGACACCCTGCCCGACATGGCCAGCACTCCCACACTGATCGAGATCAGCCCCGATATGATGGCCACCCAGTACGTGGCTGTGGACTGCGAGGGCATGGACATCTACGAGCTGTCCGACTACATCAACGACACGATCTTGCCCCAACTGGAGCGCGTGGACGGCGTAGCCAGCGTTTCCACCACCGGCCTGGTGAAGCAGACCGTGCAGATCACCCTCGATCAGGACAAGATCGATGAGGTGAACGACAAGCTGCTGGTGAAAGTCAGTGACCGGCTGGCCGAAGCCAAGGACCAGCTGGACGAGAACCGCGCCAAGATCAACGAAGGTCTGGCCCAACTGGACGACGCCCAAGCGCAACTGGACAGCGGCAAAAGCCAGCTGAACACCCAGAAATCCAACATCACCCAGCAGCTGCGGGACGCCATTACCCAATTGGACGACCAGATTCCCACGCTGGAGCAGAAGATCGCCGACCTGAAAGGCCAGCTGGACAAGGCCAACCAACAGCTGGGCAGCCTGAAGACCGATCCGTCCAGCCTGCCGGAGGTCACCCTGCCCATCGACGACGCGCTGTTTGCCAGCTGCAAGCAAATTCTGGCCCAGTACGACAGCGAGTACAACGCCGCCGCCCTGCCCGCCAATCTGGAAGAAGCCAAGAGAGACCTTAACAAGATGGCTGCCATGATCGCCTCCATCGACCGCGCCGATGCCGCCATCCAGGCCGCTGCCGCGCCGCTGACCGGCGATGCCACCATCGAGCAGGCCAATGCCGCGCTGAACATTCAGATCACGGCACTTACGCTGCAAATTCAGCAGTTGGACAATGAAATCGCCAACGGCATCAACGGCGGTGCCACCGACGAGGAGCTGCAGGCCAAGCGCGACCAGCAGACCGCCCTGCAGGCCCAGCTGACCACGGCCACCGCCAACCGCGATGCCCTGACCGGCTACAGCGACATGGTGAATACCCTGTCCACCACCCGCACCGCTTTGCAGAACGCCACCGTGCTGCTGAACGCCCGCAAGGACGCCGAGTCCAGCCTGAACAGCAGCACCGAGGAACTGCGCAAGACGCTGCAATCCACCATCTCCAGCCTGAACGACCAGCTGACCAAGGCCCAGACGATGCTGACCCAGCTGAACGACCAGCGCGGCAAGCTGCAGACGATGCTGGAGAATCTGGAAGAGAACCCTGTGGACCCCAGCCTGGCCGATATGGCCGTACAGCTGCTTTTAAGCGGCAGCGAGGCCCAGCTGCAGCTGGGCGAGTTCCAGCTGGAAAGCGGCCGTACCCAGCTGGAATCCGGCAAAGCGCAGTTGGACGCCGCGCAGGAAGAATACGATTCTGCCCGCGAAGAAGCGCTGAAAAGCGCCAACCTGGACCAGCTGCTGAACATGAACACGTTGAAACAGCTGATCTCCGCCCAGAACTTCTCGATGCCCGCCGGGTATATTGAGGGCGGCGAGGGCGATGACAACCGCTACATTGTAAAGGTGGGCGACACCTTCGACAGCGCCGACACACTGAAAAGCATGGTGCTGTGCAGCATTGACGGCATCGGCGATGTGCGCCTTTCCGACGTGGCGGACGTAGAGATCACCGACAACGCCGATGACAGCTACGCCAAGGTGGGCGGCAACCGCGCGGTGCTGCTCTCCATTTACAAGAGTTCCACCGCGTCCACCTCAGCCGTGTCCTCCGCCAGCACCGCCGCCATGCAGACTTTGATGGACGGCAAGGACGGCCTGCACCTGACCACCATCATGGACCAGGGCGACTACATCCGCATGATCGTCAAGAGCGTGCTGTCCAACCTGGTGGAAGGCGCCGTGCTGGCCATTCTGGTGCTGGCACTGTTCCTGAAGGACCTGCGCCCAACGCTGGTCGTCGCCATCTCGATGCCGCTGAGCGTGCTGTTTGCCATCGTGATGATGTATTTCACCGGCATCACCTTCAATATCCTCAGTCTGTCGGGCCTGGCGCTGGGCATCGGCATGCTGGTGGATAACTCGGTCGTTGTCATCGAGAACATCTACCGTCTGCGCGGGCGCGGCGTACCGGCCCCGCGGGCTTCGGTTCAGGGTGCCCGGCAGGTATCGGGTTCCATCATCTCCTCGACCCTGACCACCATCTGCGTATTTTTGCCGATGATCTTCTCCACCGGCATGGTGCGCGAACTGCTCACCGATATGGCACTGACTATCACCTTCAGCCTGCTGGCCTCGCTGATCGTGGCGTTGACCGTGGTGCCCTGCGCGGGTTCCACCGTACTGCGCACCCAAAAAGAGGTCAAGCACCCGCTGTTTGACAAGCTGCTGGACGGCTACGAGAAAGCCCTGCGCTTCTGCCTGAAAGTCAAGGCCCTTCCCCTGGGGCTGGCTATCAGCCTGCTGGTGCTGTCGGTGTGGCGCATTGCCACCATGGGCATTGTCATGATCCCCGATATGGGCAGCAACCAGCTCTCAATCACCGTGGACGTGGCCGACGACACCGCCAAGGACGACGCTTTTGCCACCGCCGATGCTGTAATGGACGCCGTGAGCGCCCTTGACGGCGTACAGACCGTGGGCGCGATGTCCGGCGGCAACAGCATGGTGTCCATGATGGGCAGTGATGCCGCCGTGGACAACACAACCTTTACCTATTATGTACTGCTGACAGATGAGGGTGCCCGCCGGGGCAGCGAAATTCAAGAACAGATCACCGATGCCACCGCCTCCCTGCCCTGCGAAGTGACCGTGAATGCCAACGGCATGATGGACATGAGCGCACTTTCCGGCAGCGGTATCGAGGTCGACCTGTACGGCAGCGACCTGAACGATTTGAACACTGCCGCGGAGCAGGTGGTCGACCTGTTGAACAGCGTGGACGGCATTGCCAACGCCAGCGATGGCCAGGAGAACGGCGACGAGGAGATCAACATCTCCATCGACAAGGACAAAGCCATGCGGATGGGCCTGACCGTAGCGCAGGTCTACCAGCAGGTAGCCGCCAAACTGACCACCGATACCACCGCCACCACACTGAAAGCCAACGGCACCAACTACACCGTGACCATCGTGGACAAGACCGAAACGCCGGATCTGGACAGCCTGTTCAACATGGAATTTGAGACGACCACCACCGATGAGGACGGCAGCAGTGTAACCGAGACCCATACCCTGGGCGAGTTTGCCACCCGCACCACCAGCGCAGGCTTTGTTTCCATCGCCCGCGAGAATGGCTCCCGCAAGATGAGCGTAACCAGCGAGACCGTGGACGGCTACAACACCACCCTGCTCTCCCGCGAGGTGGAGCCGAAGCTGGCCGCGCTGGATCTGCCCGACAGCGTGACCGCCGAGCTGGCCGGTGAAACTACCCAGGTGGCCGAGATGTTGCAGCAGATGGTGCTTATGACGACCCTGGCGCTGATCTTCGTCTACTTTGTTATGGTGGCACAGTTCCAGAGTTTGCTGTCGCCCTTCATCGTGCTGTTTACGATTCCACTGGCCTTTACCGGCGGCATGCTGGGGCTGATGATTGCCGGCGAACAGCTTTCGCTGATCTCGCTGATGGGCTTCCTGGTTTTGATGGGCGTTGTCGTCAACAACGGCATCGTCTTTGTGGACTACGTCAATCAGCTGCGCATTGGCGGGCTGGAGCGTACCGACGCGCTGGTAGCCACCGGCCGTACCCGTATGCGCCCCATTTTGATGACCACCCTGACCACCGTGCTGGCTATGGTAACGATGCTGTTCAGCCAGGATGTGGGCAGCGACATGAGCAAGGGTATGGCCATCGTAATCATTGGCGGCCTGACCTATGCCACGTTGATGACGCTGTTCATCGTGCCCGTGATGTACGACCTGTTCTACCGCAAGCCGCCTGTGAACATTGACGTGGGCGACGATGGCATGGACGATCTGCCCGATGACGCCGCCGAATTTGCGGCAGAGTTTGCCGCCCGCCGCGCCGGTGCGGCCCAGCCTGCCGCCGACGCCGAAGCGGAACCCACTTTTGAGACCACCCTGCTGCCCCCGAAGGAGGATGCGAAATGA